The genomic segment CCCCGAGGCGGGCTACTTCGGCGTGGCACCCGGCACGAACTACGCCACGAACCCGAACGCCATGGAGTCGATCAAGCGCGACACGCTCTACACGAACGTCGCGATGACGCCCGACGGCGACGTCTGGTGGGAGGGGAAGGACGGCGTCGCGCCCGAGGAGCTGATCGACTGGCGCGGCCGGCCGTGGCAGCGCGGCTCGACGGAGAAGGCGGCCCATCCGAACAGCCGCTTCACCGCTCCGGCCGCGAACAACCCGGCTCTCTCTCCGCGCGTGAACGACCGCAACGGCGTGCCGATCTCCGCCATCATCTTCGGCGGCCGGCGCTCCACGACCGTCCCGCTCGTCCTGCAGGGGTTCAACTGGACCCACGGCGTCTACCTCGGCGCCACGATGGGCTCGGAGACGACGGCCGCGGCGGTGGGCAAGGAAGGCGTCGTACGCCGCGATCCGATGGCGATGCTTCCCTTCTGCGGCTACGACATGGGGAACTACTTCGAGCACTGGCTGAACATGGAAGGAAAGGTCGCCGCTCTTCCGAAGATCTTCATGGTGAACTGGTTCCGCAGGGGGCCCGACGGCTCGTTCCTCTGGCCGGGGTTCGGCGAGAACATGCGGATCCTGAAGTGGATCATCGACCGCGCCCGCGGGCGCGCCGGCGCCTCCGAGAGCGCGATCGGCTGGGTGCCGAAGTGGGCCGACCTGCCGCTGAAGGACCTCGCCGTTCCGATGGAGGACGTCGAGGATGCCCAGACGATCGACTACGAGGAGTGGAAGAAGGAGCTCTCCGACCAGGACACGTTCTTCGACCAGTTCAAGGGAACGATGCCGAAGGAGATCGTCTACGAGCGGGAGATCATCCGCTCGCGGCTGAAGCGGGTGACGGCGAAGAAGTAGCCCGGGGAGCCACTGAAGAGACCGACCGGGGGCCCGGGGAGAACACCAGACCGGGCACCAGAGCACCAGAGCACCAGAGCACCGGAGAAGGGAGCCTCACCCCGGAGGCGGGTCCAGCTCGCCTCGGACTGCGCGCGGCCGACCCGCAGGGCGTGCGGCGCTCTGCGCTCGGGTCGCTCGCGAACTCGCTCGCCTTCGGCTCGCTCAAACAGCGCTCGCTTTGCCCCGAGCGCCTCGCGGCGCGCGCCAGCGGGTCCCCGGCCGTGCTCGAGTCGGCTCGCAGGACCCGCCCCCGGGGCTCGGCCCACCGGGGCAACGGCACGCGTTTGGGGCCAGTCTTCATTTTCTACTATACGGTGCTGCGGCCGCCGAAGACGGCTCCCTTGCGGATCGTTGAAGCTCGCCGGCCGCGGGTGGGGCGGTGCGTCTCGCGAGCCGACCTCGAGCACGACCGGGGACCCGCTCGAGTTCGCGAGGACCGGGCGGGGATCAGGCCCGTGCGCGTGTTTGACGAGCGCAGCGAGGAGTTCGCGCGGGCCCCCGCCCGGCCGCAGCGAGCTCGGAAGCGGGTCGGGCGCGCGCAGCGGCGGCCGTGAGACGCACCGGCCCGCACGCGGCCCCCGGCCGAAGCGACGTGACGGTGAAGCTGGTGTCTTCCGGGTCTTCCGGGTCTCCCGGTCTCCCGGTTCCTCGAAGCTCCCGCGCTTGTCCGTGCTCGCCGGGTCAGCCGAGCTTCTTGAACTCCTCCGTGGCATCGACGAGTGCCGAAACGATTCCCGGCTCGTCGGCGGAGTGCCCCGCGGCCGGGACGATCACGAGGCGCGACTCGGGCCAGGCCTCGTGGAGGTCCCACGCGGAGACGGCCGGGCAGACCATGTCGTAGCGCCCCTGGACGATGACGCCCGGCAGGTGCCGGATGCGGGTCACGTCCCGAAGGAGCTGGTCTTCCGGCGAGAGGAAGGCGCCGTTGACGAAGTAGTGCGCCTCGATGCGGGCGAGGGCGATCTCGGCCGGCACGTCCTCCTCGGCCACGGGCGGGACGTCGGCGACGAGGTGCGAGGCAAGCTCCTCCCAGCGGTTCCAGGCGAGGGCGGCCTGGCGTGTCACGGCCGGGTCGCCGGAGTACAGGCGGCGGTGGTAGGCCTCGAGAACATCGGCCTTTTCGGATTCGTCGAGGGTCGCGAGGAACTCCGCCCAGGCGTCGGGAAAGACCCGCTGAAGGCCTCCGCCGAAAGTCCAGGTGACCTCGGCCCTGCGGGACAGAAAGATGCCGCGGAGGATGAGCCCGGTACAACGTTCAGGGTGCGCCTCGGCGTAGGCGAGGCCGAGGGTCGAGCCCCAGGAGCCGCCGAAGACGAGCCATTTGTCGATCCCGAGCCGCTCCCTGATCCGCTCCGTGTCGGCCACGAGGTCGGCCGTCGTGTTCTCGCGAACGTCGCCGAGGGGCGTCGAACGCCCGGAGCCGCGCTGGTCGAAGAGGATCACCCGCCAGAAGGACGGATCGAAGAATCGGCGGTGCAACGGGGAGATCCCGGCGCCGGGACCGCCGTGGAAGAAGATCACGGGCCTGCCGGCCGGGTTCCCGGCCTGCTCCACGTGAAGCTCGTGAAGGTCGGAGACCCTCAGGCGGAAGGAATCGAAGGGCTGGAGGGGGGCGAAAAGCTCGGACACGGCGCGGCAGTGTATACGCGGCCCGGTCGAAATCGTTTCGGCGGGCCAGAGCATCCCCCGCGCGCCCCCGTCCTTTCGTAAACTCCGTCGCCATGCCTACGGCCGCATCCAAGAAGTCGCCCTCCCGCTCCGCCCGGAAGCCCTCTCGGACCCCCGACCGTTTCTCGGAGGCCGAGGAGCTTTACGGCATCGATGCCTGGGGCAAGGGGTTCTTCTCGATCTCCGACGACGGCCACCTCCTCGTCCACCCGACGCGCGAAGGGCACCGCTTCGCCGACCTGAAGGACGTCGTGGACGAGGTGGCCGGCCGCGGCATCACGCCGCCGATGGTCATCCGCTTCCCGCAGATCCTCACGTCGTCGGTGAAGGAGCTCAACGAGGCGTTCGGGAAGGCGATCAAGGAATACGACTACGACGGTCACTACCGCGGGGTCTTTCCGATCAAGGTCAACCAGAAGAAGGTCGTCGTCCACGAGATCATCGAGGCCGGCCGCAAGTACGGCTACGGCCTCGAGGCCGGCAGCAAGCCCGAGCTGATCGCCGCGCTCTCGCAGGACCTCGGCCCCGAGTGCCTCATCACGACGAACGGCTACAAGGACGAGGCCTTCATCCGCCTCGCCCTCGACGGCGTGCGCATGGGGCGGAACGTCATCCTCACGCTCGAGAAGGTCTCGGAGCTCGAGCGAATCCTCGAAGTCGCGAAGAAGCGCGGCGTGAGGCCCCTCATCGGGATGCGCGCCAAGCTCTACGCGCGCGGCTCGGGGAAGTGGGCGAAATCGGGGGGCGAGGCGGCGAAGTTCGGCCTGACGACGACCGAGATGCTCGCGGCGATCGAGATCCTCAAGGCGAAGCGGATGCTCGACTGCCTCGTCATGCTCCACTTCCACATCGGCTCTCAGATCACCGACATCCGCAAGATCAAGGACGCCATCCGCGAGGCGGGGCGCGTCTACGCCAAGCTGAACCGCTCGGGAGTCGAGATCACCTACCTGAATCTCGGCGGCGGCCTCGGCGTCGACTACGACGGGAGCAAGACCTCGTTCGACTCCTCGATGAACTACACCGTCCAGGAGTACGCGAACGACGTCGTCTACAACATCAAGTCGATCTGCGAGGACGAGAAAGTCCCGGTGCCGACCCTCGTGACCGAGTCGGGCCGCGCCGTCACCGCGTACCACTCGGTGCTCGTGTCGAACGTCCTCGACGTCGCCGACAAGATCGAGCAGGACAAGACCGTCACCCTGAACGGCGACGAGAACCACGTCGTGAGGGAGCTCTACGACGTCTTCAAGGGCGTCACCGCGAAGAACATGCGCGAGAGCTACCACGACGCCCTCCAGTACAAGGAGGAGCTCTTCACCCTCTTCAACCTCGGCTACGTCTCCCTCGAGGACCGCTCGAAGGGGGAGATCCTCTTCTGGGACGCCTGCGACAGGATCCGCCGCCACCTGAAGGGGCTCAAGGAGGTTCCGGAGGAGTTCGAGGACCTCGAGCGGGAGCTCGCCGACAAGTACGTCGTCAACTTCTCGGTCTTCCAGTCGGTCCCCGACTCCTGGGCGATCGACCAGCTCTTCCCGATCCTCCCGATCCACCGCCTCCGCGAGAAGCCGGGCGAGATCGCGACGCTCGCCGACATCACCTGCGACTCCGACGGCAAGATCGAGAAGTTCATCGACCTGCGCGACATCAAGGAGTTCCTCCCGCTCCACTCCTTCAAGCGCTCGCAGCCCTACTACCTCGCGTTCTGCCTCGTCGGGGCCTACCAGGACGTCCTCGGCGACCTGCACAACCTCTTCGGCGAGGCGCACGAGGTCCTCGTGGCGGTCGACGAGGAGAACCGGACGCGGATCCTCGACCTCCTTCCGGGCGAGACGTGCGAGCGGGTCCTCTCCTACATGAACTACGAGAGGGCGGAGATCCTCGAGGGCATCTGGAAGCAGCTCCGCAAGGCGGTCGACAAGGACCGGGTCCGAGAGGCCGAGGCGAAGTCGATCGCCAAGGACTTCGAGGTCGCCCTCTCTCACTACACCTACCTCGAGGAGTAGGGCCCCCGGGGCGGACGGGAGGGGCAAGGGCCGCTGTGGCGGCGCCGGCCGCCCCGGCGTACGCTTCTCCCGCCGTGGAAACGCTGACCCCGCCCTACCTGCTGCTGGCGGCCCCGGTCCTCTCGGACCCCAACTTCGAGAAGACGGTCGTCCTGATGGGGCACCACTCCGAGGAAGGGGCGGTCGGCTGGATCGTGAACCGGCTCGTCGACGGCGGCGCGATCGCGCTCCTGCCCGAAGAGGTCTCGCGGACGATTCACCCGGACACCCCGCTGCGCATCGGCGGCCCCGTCGCCACGCCCGGCCTCATCGTCGTCCACCGCGAGCCGTTCGCCGGGATCGAGTCGATCGACATGGCACCCGGACTCGTCGTCTCGGCGACCCCCGAGGTCCTGCCGCGCGTCTTCGCCGCGGTACCCGACGGGGGGCCGGTCGGCGGCCTCCTCGTTTTCGGGTACTCCGGCTGGGGGCCCGGCCAGCTCGAGCACGAGATGGAAGACGGCTCCTGGCTCGTCCTCCCCTACGACCCCGCCTTCGCCTTCCCCGCCGACGTCGCCGGCCTCTGGGAGCGGGCCCTCGCCGAGCTCGGCGTCAAGCCCGGGTGCATCGCGACGCCGCCCGGCGGCGTGAACTGACGCCCCCCGACAAGGGGTCAGGTCTACCTTCTACACTCTACGTCCCGTAGAGTGTAGAAGGTAGACCTGACCCCCAATTCAAACATAGTCCTTGGCCCAGGCGCGGGCGTCCTTGTTCGCCAGG from the Holophagales bacterium genome contains:
- the pip gene encoding prolyl aminopeptidase; this translates as MSELFAPLQPFDSFRLRVSDLHELHVEQAGNPAGRPVIFFHGGPGAGISPLHRRFFDPSFWRVILFDQRGSGRSTPLGDVRENTTADLVADTERIRERLGIDKWLVFGGSWGSTLGLAYAEAHPERCTGLILRGIFLSRRAEVTWTFGGGLQRVFPDAWAEFLATLDESEKADVLEAYHRRLYSGDPAVTRQAALAWNRWEELASHLVADVPPVAEEDVPAEIALARIEAHYFVNGAFLSPEDQLLRDVTRIRHLPGVIVQGRYDMVCPAVSAWDLHEAWPESRLVIVPAAGHSADEPGIVSALVDATEEFKKLG
- the speA gene encoding biosynthetic arginine decarboxylase, with the translated sequence MPTAASKKSPSRSARKPSRTPDRFSEAEELYGIDAWGKGFFSISDDGHLLVHPTREGHRFADLKDVVDEVAGRGITPPMVIRFPQILTSSVKELNEAFGKAIKEYDYDGHYRGVFPIKVNQKKVVVHEIIEAGRKYGYGLEAGSKPELIAALSQDLGPECLITTNGYKDEAFIRLALDGVRMGRNVILTLEKVSELERILEVAKKRGVRPLIGMRAKLYARGSGKWAKSGGEAAKFGLTTTEMLAAIEILKAKRMLDCLVMLHFHIGSQITDIRKIKDAIREAGRVYAKLNRSGVEITYLNLGGGLGVDYDGSKTSFDSSMNYTVQEYANDVVYNIKSICEDEKVPVPTLVTESGRAVTAYHSVLVSNVLDVADKIEQDKTVTLNGDENHVVRELYDVFKGVTAKNMRESYHDALQYKEELFTLFNLGYVSLEDRSKGEILFWDACDRIRRHLKGLKEVPEEFEDLERELADKYVVNFSVFQSVPDSWAIDQLFPILPIHRLREKPGEIATLADITCDSDGKIEKFIDLRDIKEFLPLHSFKRSQPYYLAFCLVGAYQDVLGDLHNLFGEAHEVLVAVDEENRTRILDLLPGETCERVLSYMNYERAEILEGIWKQLRKAVDKDRVREAEAKSIAKDFEVALSHYTYLEE
- a CDS encoding YqgE/AlgH family protein; its protein translation is METLTPPYLLLAAPVLSDPNFEKTVVLMGHHSEEGAVGWIVNRLVDGGAIALLPEEVSRTIHPDTPLRIGGPVATPGLIVVHREPFAGIESIDMAPGLVVSATPEVLPRVFAAVPDGGPVGGLLVFGYSGWGPGQLEHEMEDGSWLVLPYDPAFAFPADVAGLWERALAELGVKPGCIATPPGGVN